In Thermotomaculum hydrothermale, a single genomic region encodes these proteins:
- the metK gene encoding methionine adenosyltransferase — translation MTKYLFTSESVTEGHPDKIADQISDAILDEIMKNDPNGRVACETLVTTGLIMIAGEITTNTYVDFPKIARETVREIGYTRAKYGFDCDTCGVISTIDSQSPDIAMGVDTGGAGDQGMMFGFAINETETLMPLPITLAHKLTMRLAEVRKKKILKYLRPDGKSQVTVEYENGKPKRIDTVVISTQHADTVKNNELRQDILENVIFPVLPENMIDSDTKYLINPTGRFVIGGPQGDCGLTGRKIIVDTYGGFGAHGGGAFSGKDPSKVDRSGSYMARYLAKNIVASGVAEKCEVQIAYAIGVDQPVSLMVNTYGTGKRPDSELAEIILKNIDLSPKGIIERFDLRRPIYKKTAAYGHFGREDKDFKWEYTDIKDLFA, via the coding sequence ATGACCAAATATCTTTTTACATCTGAATCAGTAACAGAGGGCCATCCTGATAAAATAGCCGATCAGATATCAGATGCCATTTTAGATGAAATTATGAAAAATGACCCAAATGGAAGGGTTGCCTGTGAAACACTTGTAACAACAGGCTTGATTATGATTGCTGGAGAAATCACCACAAATACTTATGTTGATTTCCCTAAAATAGCAAGAGAAACTGTTAGAGAAATAGGTTATACAAGAGCAAAATATGGTTTTGATTGTGATACATGCGGAGTAATTTCAACAATTGATTCCCAGTCTCCCGATATAGCAATGGGCGTTGACACCGGTGGCGCAGGAGACCAGGGAATGATGTTTGGGTTTGCAATAAATGAAACTGAAACCTTAATGCCTTTACCTATAACCCTTGCCCACAAATTAACCATGAGGTTGGCGGAAGTAAGGAAGAAGAAGATTTTAAAGTATTTAAGGCCTGATGGAAAATCCCAGGTTACTGTTGAATATGAAAACGGCAAGCCTAAAAGGATAGACACCGTAGTCATATCTACTCAGCATGCTGACACTGTAAAAAACAATGAATTAAGGCAGGATATACTTGAAAATGTAATCTTTCCTGTACTTCCTGAAAACATGATTGACTCAGATACTAAATACCTTATTAATCCTACTGGAAGGTTTGTTATAGGTGGTCCACAGGGTGACTGCGGGTTAACAGGAAGAAAGATAATTGTTGACACTTATGGTGGGTTTGGGGCTCACGGCGGTGGTGCATTCTCAGGCAAAGACCCATCTAAAGTTGATAGGTCTGGCTCTTACATGGCAAGATACCTTGCAAAAAATATAGTTGCATCAGGTGTTGCAGAAAAGTGTGAAGTTCAGATTGCTTATGCAATAGGAGTTGATCAACCTGTTTCCCTTATGGTTAATACATATGGAACAGGTAAAAGGCCTGACAGCGAACTTGCAGAAATAATACTTAAAAACATTGATTTGTCACCAAAGGGGATTATTGAAAGGTTTGACTTGAGAAGGCCTATTTATAAGAAAACCGCAGCATATGGACACTTTGGAAGAGAAGATAAAGATTTTAAATGGGAATACACAGACATTAAAGACTTATTCGCATAA
- a CDS encoding DUF1573 domain-containing protein: MKKVLGIIVINLFAVLFLFAKGPQIQFEKKLIDVGKVPIHTKVTGEFKFKNVGDEKLIIYMVKPGUGCTTSTLDKVEYEPGESGVIKAFYNTGTHTGMWAKRIRVKSNSIKDNDINLVLRGNTYAELELRNNTLFFYDLVPGKTKTFSVQVINNMNKPLKVKGWEITYPFNGNLFFDLKVKAVKGSGNKDFLKFSLTPKKAVYQFKNSSLTVKVKTNSKQVPTLSFYMRVKIKKVINITPTALFMYTNVNGKTAPATIEITTELENGLKIKSVKCKDCPLDFKVIDISKKDKQILVKPNYKRGKKGKIFSGIIRILVDVNGVKEYSIPVRGRLY, from the coding sequence ATGAAGAAGGTTTTAGGAATTATTGTTATTAACCTTTTTGCAGTGCTTTTCCTCTTTGCAAAAGGCCCTCAGATTCAATTTGAGAAAAAACTAATTGATGTGGGAAAAGTGCCTATTCATACAAAGGTTACAGGCGAGTTTAAATTCAAGAATGTAGGAGATGAAAAGCTTATAATTTACATGGTAAAACCAGGGTGAGGCTGCACAACATCCACTTTGGATAAAGTGGAATATGAACCTGGAGAATCAGGAGTTATTAAAGCTTTTTATAATACTGGAACCCACACAGGAATGTGGGCAAAAAGGATTAGAGTAAAATCAAATTCTATTAAAGATAATGATATTAATCTTGTGCTAAGGGGCAATACATACGCAGAGCTTGAATTAAGAAATAATACCCTGTTCTTCTATGACTTAGTTCCAGGGAAAACAAAAACTTTTTCAGTGCAAGTAATTAACAATATGAATAAACCCCTTAAAGTAAAAGGGTGGGAGATAACCTATCCCTTTAACGGGAATCTTTTTTTTGATTTAAAGGTAAAAGCGGTAAAAGGGAGTGGTAACAAGGATTTTTTAAAATTCTCTTTAACCCCTAAAAAAGCGGTTTATCAGTTTAAGAATTCTTCTCTCACTGTTAAAGTTAAAACAAATTCAAAGCAGGTGCCTACACTTTCATTTTATATGAGGGTAAAAATAAAAAAGGTTATTAATATTACTCCTACTGCACTTTTTATGTATACAAATGTAAACGGAAAGACTGCTCCTGCAACCATTGAGATTACCACCGAGCTTGAAAATGGATTGAAAATAAAATCTGTAAAGTGCAAGGATTGCCCTCTTGATTTTAAGGTAATTGACATTTCAAAGAAGGACAAACAAATACTTGTAAAGCCTAATTATAAAAGAGGCAAAAAGGGGAAAATTTTTTCAGGGATAATAAGAATACTTGTGGATGTTAACGGAGTAAAAGAGTATTCAATTCCTGTGAGAGGTAGATTGTACTAA
- a CDS encoding ribonuclease R family protein: MQLIKREILNFLKKQKNPIGIKRIRKHLNLPRGEMSYLRDVLKSLIREGVIVKTENNCYRLSNEYQTTSQKQVCHEYEKLYEGKIYAGRKGNLIFKIRGSKKVLRVIPPKNLSTILMDSDKVMLLKLKNRDAGIVATVTDRAFYRRLGRVKNGRVKIRFKRIYVKGRVKSPVIEYITGKKAEVIREFSDNAKGAYDLNMYLHSIKQFFPPEVMEEARHLTLEDSFFSKRLDLRNDLVFTIDGEDAKDFDDAVSLKETKKGYVLGVHIADVSHFVEKGSCLDSEAMIRGVTTYMPGKVVPMLPEKLSNDLCSLKPYEDRFTLSCIITLDKKGNVISYYLTKSVIKSKARLTYEKLNEYFHGKSEFPYPEVKGLKETIDKMHILSKKLRQKRLRKGALFLNVEKPYVKVSKKGELVDLKPQVQQDAEKLIEEFMLLANECVANFLIKRNLPGIFRIHPAPDDEKLADLFVLFESAGYKTYDKTLPELINSINDRNLHYITLRYLTRAEYSARPGLHFGLNKLEYLHFTSPIRRYPDLVVHRIVKAAIEKTGLPYKKSELEWIAKLVSTLERDAFFAELDTAEYFILKDIEKKGVRECDAIVSGFSEHTLFAELDGFYVDGMIPLSDLKGYYTLDPTGHFLINENGKKITIGMKLKVKIVEIDPILRKLKLNVLKPVL, translated from the coding sequence ATGCAGTTAATTAAAAGGGAAATCCTTAATTTTCTAAAAAAACAGAAAAATCCCATAGGAATAAAAAGAATTAGAAAACACCTGAACCTTCCACGGGGGGAGATGTCTTACCTGAGAGATGTTTTGAAATCACTTATCAGGGAAGGGGTAATTGTTAAAACTGAGAACAACTGTTATCGTTTAAGCAATGAGTATCAAACAACTTCTCAAAAGCAGGTTTGTCATGAGTACGAAAAATTGTACGAAGGTAAGATTTACGCAGGTAGAAAAGGAAACCTTATATTCAAAATAAGGGGAAGTAAAAAAGTATTAAGGGTTATACCTCCTAAAAACCTTTCCACAATATTAATGGATAGTGATAAGGTGATGCTTTTAAAACTGAAAAATAGAGACGCAGGTATTGTCGCAACAGTGACTGATAGGGCATTTTATAGAAGGTTGGGAAGAGTTAAAAACGGCAGGGTAAAAATCAGGTTTAAAAGGATTTATGTTAAAGGAAGGGTTAAATCACCTGTCATTGAATATATAACTGGCAAAAAAGCAGAAGTAATAAGAGAGTTTTCAGACAATGCAAAAGGGGCATACGATTTAAATATGTATCTTCACTCAATAAAACAATTTTTCCCACCAGAAGTAATGGAAGAGGCAAGGCATCTCACTCTTGAAGACAGCTTTTTTTCAAAGAGGCTTGATTTGAGAAATGACCTTGTTTTTACAATTGACGGAGAGGATGCGAAGGATTTTGACGACGCTGTTTCTTTAAAAGAGACAAAAAAAGGCTATGTTTTAGGGGTGCATATTGCAGATGTTTCTCATTTTGTTGAAAAGGGGAGTTGCCTTGATTCTGAAGCAATGATAAGGGGTGTTACCACCTATATGCCTGGAAAAGTTGTCCCAATGCTTCCTGAGAAGCTTTCAAATGACTTGTGTAGTTTAAAGCCTTATGAGGATAGATTTACTCTTTCCTGCATAATTACACTTGATAAAAAGGGAAATGTAATTTCATACTATCTCACAAAATCTGTTATAAAAAGTAAAGCAAGGCTGACCTATGAAAAATTAAACGAGTATTTTCACGGCAAATCAGAGTTTCCTTACCCTGAGGTTAAGGGGTTAAAAGAAACTATAGACAAAATGCATATTTTGTCAAAAAAACTCAGGCAGAAAAGGTTGAGAAAGGGGGCTCTTTTCCTTAATGTTGAAAAGCCTTATGTTAAGGTTTCAAAAAAGGGTGAGCTGGTTGACTTAAAGCCTCAGGTGCAGCAGGATGCAGAAAAGCTTATTGAAGAGTTTATGCTTCTTGCAAATGAATGTGTGGCAAATTTTTTAATAAAAAGAAACCTTCCAGGAATTTTCAGAATACACCCTGCCCCTGATGACGAAAAGCTTGCAGACTTATTTGTTTTGTTTGAAAGTGCAGGCTACAAAACTTACGACAAAACTTTGCCTGAACTTATAAATTCTATTAATGACAGGAATCTTCACTATATTACATTGCGTTATCTTACAAGGGCTGAATACTCTGCAAGACCTGGGCTTCATTTCGGGTTGAATAAGCTTGAATATCTGCATTTCACTTCCCCTATTAGAAGGTATCCAGACCTTGTTGTCCACAGAATTGTTAAAGCTGCTATTGAAAAAACAGGGCTTCCCTATAAAAAGAGTGAATTAGAATGGATAGCAAAACTTGTTTCCACTCTGGAGAGAGATGCATTCTTTGCGGAACTTGACACAGCAGAGTACTTTATTTTGAAAGATATTGAGAAGAAGGGAGTGAGGGAGTGTGATGCAATAGTCTCAGGTTTTTCTGAACATACCTTGTTTGCAGAACTTGATGGATTCTATGTTGATGGAATGATTCCCCTGTCAGATTTAAAGGGATACTATACCCTTGACCCGACCGGGCACTTTCTCATAAATGAAAACGGGAAAAAGATTACAATAGGAATGAAATTAAAGGTTAAGATTGTTGAAATTGACCCAATTTTGAGAAAATTAAAACTAAATGTATTAAAACCCGTCTTATAA
- a CDS encoding PSP1 domain-containing protein, giving the protein MPEIVGIKVKKTGKFFIYSPNGIKFNKGDKVVIETDRGLELGEIIIPNREADQSQIEEELKPVVRKATEEDIKTKEELKALEDEAYEFCKERIKAREMDMKLIKVDFTLDKSKAIFYFTADGRVDFRKLVRDLAHRFRLRIEMRQIGVRDEAKMVGGLGICGRELCCTTFLHNFYPVSIKQAKNQHLILNPGKISGVCGRLMCCINFEDDDYLYELEEKQSTLYTKEQLKEFEQESKKLLEQESNNDEQ; this is encoded by the coding sequence ATGCCTGAAATAGTTGGTATAAAAGTAAAAAAAACAGGGAAATTTTTTATATATAGCCCAAATGGAATAAAGTTCAACAAAGGGGATAAAGTGGTAATAGAAACCGACAGGGGGCTTGAATTAGGGGAGATAATAATTCCCAACAGAGAGGCTGACCAATCTCAGATTGAAGAAGAATTAAAACCTGTCGTAAGAAAAGCCACCGAAGAGGATATAAAAACAAAGGAAGAATTAAAAGCACTTGAAGATGAGGCTTATGAATTCTGTAAAGAGAGAATTAAGGCTCGTGAAATGGACATGAAATTGATAAAGGTTGATTTTACTTTAGATAAATCAAAGGCAATTTTCTATTTCACAGCAGACGGCAGGGTGGATTTCAGAAAATTAGTAAGAGACCTTGCCCACAGGTTCAGGCTGAGAATTGAGATGAGGCAAATAGGAGTAAGAGACGAAGCAAAAATGGTGGGGGGATTGGGTATTTGCGGGAGAGAATTGTGCTGCACAACATTTTTGCATAATTTCTATCCTGTATCCATTAAACAGGCCAAAAATCAGCATTTAATTTTAAATCCCGGGAAAATTTCCGGAGTGTGCGGAAGATTAATGTGCTGTATTAACTTTGAAGACGACGATTACCTTTATGAACTTGAAGAAAAACAAAGCACTTTGTACACAAAAGAACAATTAAAAGAGTTTGAACAGGAGTCAAAAAAACTGCTTGAACAGGAATCTAACAACGACGAACAATAA
- a CDS encoding Hfq-like protein, whose amino-acid sequence MANRKLIRPSLQEIKSKMSEKKTETPSRIATQIQAEQPLLNHPLVTTARRKQSPPEQTHAENFYYLKQMQAKEPMVIILEDGEEIRGIIEWYDKNCLKVNRLNEPNLLIMKSKIKYMYKQEEERAAMRKAKRRARKASEKKEEKAEESTEE is encoded by the coding sequence ATGGCTAACAGAAAGTTAATAAGACCGAGTTTACAAGAAATAAAATCCAAGATGAGCGAAAAGAAAACAGAAACTCCGTCAAGGATAGCAACTCAAATACAGGCTGAACAACCATTACTTAATCATCCTCTTGTGACGACTGCGAGAAGAAAGCAGTCTCCACCGGAACAAACACACGCTGAAAACTTTTACTATTTAAAACAGATGCAGGCAAAAGAGCCAATGGTAATAATTTTAGAAGACGGGGAAGAGATAAGGGGAATAATTGAGTGGTACGATAAAAACTGCCTCAAGGTAAACAGGCTGAATGAACCGAATCTTCTTATAATGAAATCAAAGATTAAATACATGTATAAGCAGGAAGAAGAAAGAGCTGCAATGAGAAAGGCAAAAAGAAGAGCGAGAAAGGCAAGCGAAAAAAAAGAAGAAAAGGCTGAAGAATCAACAGAAGAATAA
- the pdxA gene encoding 4-hydroxythreonine-4-phosphate dehydrogenase PdxA, with protein MNKIIVTCGDPNGIGVEIFHKCLNNGMSPDNLVFVGNEKILKHYANILNLKIPEIEVVNIQSEFSLNPGKIETINGQFSAKCIEKAVELIKDGYGKALVTLPICKENFRESGYNFEGHTDFLKHLTHSKRTMMMFYSPSFSVVLHTIHIPLKDVFEHINQEEIEEKIEFAYLEAKRTLKFKKPEIYVCGLNPHAGENGHIGDEDFEIKKGVEKLKEKGIPVKGVFPSDTLFSHLKENPEQIVYAMYHDQGLIGIKTKHPEKSVNITLGLPFLRLSVSHGTAFDIAGKGIADYNNLWYVLITANKLLGRG; from the coding sequence ATGAATAAAATCATTGTGACCTGTGGAGACCCTAACGGGATTGGTGTGGAGATTTTTCACAAATGCCTGAACAATGGGATGTCCCCTGACAACCTTGTTTTTGTGGGAAATGAAAAAATTTTAAAACACTATGCAAATATTCTGAATTTAAAAATCCCTGAAATTGAAGTTGTAAACATACAATCAGAGTTTAGTTTAAACCCTGGAAAAATAGAGACAATAAATGGCCAATTCTCTGCAAAGTGTATTGAAAAAGCAGTTGAGTTAATAAAAGATGGGTATGGAAAAGCCCTTGTTACCCTTCCTATATGCAAGGAAAATTTCAGAGAATCAGGTTACAACTTTGAGGGCCACACAGATTTTCTAAAACACCTTACACATTCAAAAAGAACAATGATGATGTTTTACTCTCCTTCTTTTTCAGTTGTTTTACACACAATACACATTCCATTAAAAGATGTTTTTGAACATATTAATCAAGAAGAGATTGAAGAAAAGATAGAGTTTGCATATTTGGAAGCAAAAAGAACATTGAAATTCAAAAAGCCTGAAATATATGTTTGCGGGCTTAATCCCCACGCAGGGGAAAACGGCCACATAGGGGATGAAGATTTTGAAATAAAAAAAGGTGTCGAAAAACTTAAAGAAAAAGGAATTCCAGTAAAAGGGGTATTCCCCTCTGACACCCTGTTTTCTCACTTAAAAGAAAACCCTGAACAGATAGTTTACGCAATGTATCACGACCAGGGATTAATTGGGATAAAAACAAAGCACCCTGAAAAATCTGTTAACATAACTTTGGGGCTTCCCTTTTTAAGGTTATCGGTGAGCCATGGCACAGCCTTTGACATTGCAGGAAAAGGAATAGCGGATTATAATAATCTGTGGTATGTATTAATTACAGCAAATAAACTCCTTGGGAGGGGATAA
- a CDS encoding YiiX/YebB-like N1pC/P60 family cysteine hydrolase — protein sequence MKKFLVLSLVLIVSLSLSAKDRVDRDGSVKFVEQFFNLPASEKEEIATERGWVKFKIPYVNNYLDMIPKDMLEKMPADVREQVIEAAEEKEMEFPFEQFNKMERWIPSPKDMPFVINYYIPDKKSDVKFGNGDGVNSCDFSVARKGDVLLVHNGFVAWGWHAHAGIFYGGTGVYATIESNANQNYFGDPRPGVHFEPISHWNNDYDYCRIMRVNTWPLSTSYRAKAAEYARAQLGKPYNFNWLWKWATDKFYCSQLVWAGYYRTSKWYARINIDANPADTWVAPDELYASWRTWTVTSSW from the coding sequence ATGAAGAAGTTTTTGGTTCTCTCTCTTGTATTAATTGTAAGTTTGTCTCTCAGTGCAAAAGATAGAGTTGATAGGGATGGCTCAGTTAAGTTTGTTGAGCAGTTTTTTAATTTGCCTGCCAGTGAGAAAGAAGAAATTGCAACAGAGAGGGGTTGGGTTAAGTTTAAGATACCTTATGTTAATAATTATTTAGATATGATTCCTAAAGATATGCTTGAGAAAATGCCTGCTGATGTAAGAGAACAGGTTATTGAAGCAGCAGAGGAAAAGGAAATGGAGTTTCCTTTTGAACAGTTTAATAAAATGGAAAGGTGGATTCCTTCTCCTAAAGATATGCCTTTTGTTATAAATTATTACATTCCTGATAAAAAGAGTGATGTGAAATTTGGAAACGGCGATGGAGTTAATTCCTGTGATTTTTCTGTTGCAAGAAAGGGTGATGTACTCCTTGTTCACAATGGTTTTGTCGCATGGGGCTGGCACGCTCATGCAGGCATCTTTTACGGGGGTACAGGTGTTTATGCAACAATTGAATCTAATGCTAATCAAAATTATTTTGGTGACCCGAGACCTGGTGTCCATTTTGAACCTATCTCACACTGGAACAACGATTATGATTACTGCAGGATAATGAGGGTAAATACCTGGCCGTTAAGCACTTCTTACAGGGCAAAGGCTGCTGAATATGCAAGAGCACAATTAGGAAAGCCTTACAATTTTAACTGGCTCTGGAAGTGGGCAACTGACAAATTTTACTGCTCTCAACTGGTATGGGCAGGGTATTACAGAACCTCTAAGTGGTATGCAAGGATAAATATTGATGCTAATCCTGCTGACACATGGGTTGCTCCGGATGAGTTATACGCATCCTGGAGAACCTGGACTGTAACCTCAAGCTGGTAA
- the cysK gene encoding cysteine synthase A, which yields MAKIYNSMLELVGNTPIVRVSNIDTNENEIFLKLEYFNPLSSVKDRAALGMIEDAIERGVIKENTVIVEATSGNTGIGLAFICALKNIPIVIFMPESASVERRKIMKGLGAKVVLTDKVKGMKGAIEEAQKLVNENSDYIMLNQFENPANPDIHSKTTAREIIETLNNLDYFVAGIGTGGTFTGAGRVLKKHYNNLTLVAVEPEKSAVISGKNPSPHKIQGIGAGFIPKNLDTSLIDKVITVTEEEAFKNASLLLKREGVFCGISGGANFSAALELSKQVRGKKILCIIPDTGERYLSVKDFLQD from the coding sequence ATGGCAAAGATTTATAATTCAATGCTTGAGTTAGTAGGGAATACCCCTATTGTAAGGGTTTCAAACATTGATACTAATGAAAATGAAATATTTTTAAAGCTGGAATACTTTAATCCCCTTTCAAGTGTAAAGGATAGGGCAGCTTTAGGTATGATTGAGGATGCAATTGAGAGGGGAGTAATAAAAGAAAATACTGTAATTGTTGAAGCCACAAGCGGAAATACAGGGATTGGCCTTGCATTTATCTGTGCATTAAAAAATATACCAATTGTTATTTTTATGCCTGAAAGCGCCTCAGTTGAGAGGAGAAAGATAATGAAAGGGCTTGGTGCTAAAGTGGTTTTAACAGATAAAGTAAAAGGGATGAAAGGGGCTATTGAAGAAGCTCAAAAATTGGTTAATGAGAATAGCGATTACATTATGTTAAATCAGTTTGAGAACCCTGCAAACCCTGATATACATTCTAAAACCACCGCAAGAGAGATAATAGAAACTTTGAACAATTTAGATTATTTTGTTGCAGGGATTGGTACAGGTGGTACATTTACAGGTGCAGGAAGAGTTTTGAAAAAGCATTACAATAATTTAACTTTAGTTGCTGTTGAGCCTGAAAAATCCGCTGTTATAAGCGGGAAAAATCCTTCACCTCATAAAATCCAGGGAATTGGTGCTGGTTTTATTCCCAAAAACCTTGACACAAGTTTAATAGATAAAGTCATTACAGTAACAGAAGAAGAGGCTTTTAAAAATGCTTCCCTTTTGTTAAAGAGAGAAGGTGTATTCTGCGGAATTTCAGGTGGAGCAAATTTTTCAGCAGCGCTTGAACTCTCAAAACAGGTTAGAGGTAAAAAAATACTGTGCATTATCCCGGATACAGGAGAGAGATACCTTTCTGTTAAAGACTTTCTTCAAGATTAA
- the sfsA gene encoding DNA/RNA nuclease SfsA produces MLKIGDTLFDLSQMGEIFHGKFIERKNRFIGIVEVEGKEYICHIADTGRLKEILTEGRDIILVKNPPTLKTDFKLIACKMEQWALINTSIHSKIARNAIEKGVLGFIPEKVKSEVKTGKSRLDFLVDNIYIELKGSNLLIGDKCIFPDAPTVRGLKHLNELIELKKSGNEAGILIMALRDCNCFETNKELDPDFSLAFDKAIKHGVKFFGFKVKIKNNKVVYNGQLNIC; encoded by the coding sequence ATGCTGAAAATAGGGGATACTCTTTTTGACCTCTCTCAAATGGGGGAAATCTTTCACGGAAAATTTATTGAAAGGAAAAACAGGTTTATAGGAATTGTTGAGGTTGAGGGAAAGGAATATATCTGTCACATTGCGGATACAGGAAGGCTAAAAGAGATTTTAACAGAGGGAAGGGATATTATTCTTGTAAAAAACCCCCCAACATTGAAGACAGATTTTAAACTTATTGCCTGTAAAATGGAGCAATGGGCTTTAATAAATACCTCAATTCACTCAAAAATTGCAAGGAATGCAATTGAAAAAGGAGTGCTTGGGTTTATTCCTGAAAAGGTGAAAAGCGAGGTAAAAACAGGTAAATCAAGGCTTGATTTTTTGGTTGACAACATTTACATAGAATTGAAGGGGAGCAATCTTTTGATAGGTGATAAGTGTATTTTTCCTGATGCCCCGACAGTAAGGGGATTGAAACACCTTAATGAGTTGATTGAATTGAAAAAATCGGGGAATGAAGCAGGAATTTTAATAATGGCTTTGAGGGATTGCAATTGCTTTGAAACAAATAAAGAACTTGATCCTGATTTTTCTTTAGCCTTTGATAAAGCAATAAAGCACGGTGTAAAGTTTTTCGGTTTTAAAGTTAAGATTAAAAACAACAAAGTTGTTTACAACGGGCAACTTAATATTTGCTAA
- the hemC gene encoding hydroxymethylbilane synthase, with amino-acid sequence MKVIIGTRGSKLALWQANTVKSLLEEKYPDVEFELRIIKTTGDIDQKTPLSQMGGIGLFTKQLEKALEDKEIDIAVHSFKDMPSVIDERFEIAAVLKREKVNDVFISKKYTLNDLKDKTLVIGTGSLRRVSQLKANFPQIETKNLRGNVDTRLRKLEEGQYDGIILAYAGVKRLGFEDRITDIIPTDILIPAVAQGAVAVEIRRGDEKVKEIVSSINHRETEICVEQERDFLRIVEGGCRVPVGAYARFDGDSFVIDGFVGSLNGERIVKHKIILPKDDIEDSGKNLANYILENGGREILKEVEKRC; translated from the coding sequence ATGAAGGTAATTATTGGCACAAGGGGCTCAAAATTAGCACTATGGCAGGCAAATACAGTAAAGTCTTTGCTTGAAGAAAAGTATCCAGATGTTGAGTTTGAATTAAGGATAATAAAAACGACCGGGGATATTGACCAGAAAACTCCACTGTCACAGATGGGGGGGATAGGGCTTTTTACAAAACAACTTGAGAAAGCGCTTGAAGATAAAGAAATAGATATCGCAGTTCACAGCTTCAAGGATATGCCTTCGGTAATTGATGAAAGGTTTGAGATAGCGGCGGTGCTAAAGAGAGAGAAGGTAAACGATGTTTTTATTTCAAAGAAATACACTCTTAATGATTTAAAGGATAAAACTCTTGTAATTGGCACCGGGAGTTTAAGGAGAGTAAGTCAGTTAAAGGCAAACTTCCCTCAAATTGAGACAAAGAATTTAAGGGGGAATGTTGACACAAGGCTTAGAAAGCTTGAAGAGGGGCAGTACGACGGGATAATCCTTGCCTATGCCGGGGTAAAGAGGCTTGGCTTTGAAGACAGGATAACAGACATTATTCCCACAGATATTTTAATACCTGCGGTGGCACAGGGGGCAGTTGCAGTTGAGATTAGAAGGGGGGATGAGAAGGTAAAGGAGATTGTTTCCTCAATAAACCATAGAGAGACAGAAATTTGCGTTGAGCAGGAGAGGGATTTTTTAAGAATTGTTGAAGGTGGCTGCCGTGTCCCTGTTGGCGCTTATGCAAGGTTTGATGGGGACAGCTTTGTAATCGATGGATTTGTTGGCAGTTTAAATGGTGAGAGAATTGTAAAGCATAAAATTATCCTTCCGAAAGATGACATTGAAGATTCTGGCAAAAACCTTGCAAATTACATACTTGAAAATGGTGGAAGGGAAATTTTAAAAGAAGTTGAAAAAAGATGCTGA